In Chryseobacterium sp., the genomic window TATTGAGAAAAATTACAGCAAGGGATTTTTTTGATATAATTTAGGAAATCGACTAAATTATTCATTATGCATTGTTGAATTTCTATAAATATACAAATTATTATAATAAAATTGATAATAATTTTGCTTTTAATAAAATGTTCACTTTGTTTTGTGTTACTTTTGGTGGAGCGATATAAAAATAACTTCATCAATTATTCTTATTTAAAAATAAATTCAATATTGAGTGAATAAATTTAATGAAAAATGGCTTAAAAGTGCTTCAATACTGTTTTAATTGAAATGTAAACAACTTATTTTATTCTAATGTTTGGAAAACGGACGCTTGACTATATAATTTTTTCTTTTGAGTTTATTTAAAGAAGCGTTAAATTTTGTTAATCTGTTATGAGAATATCATAATCTAGATGTACATTTGCGACTTCAAAATGAGAAACTTTATAGTATATTTTTTAACCAGCCTTTTTCTGCTCTTCATAGTGGAAAGTAAGCTTAATGTTAAAACGCTTCGGAATGACTATTCCGGCCATGTTTCTCATCACATGCCTAAAAGAGCGAACCGACTGAATCAGACCTATGAAAAATTGTCGGTGCAGCAGATGGCAGATACTATAGACAATTCTACTTTAGAAGTTGCTGAGAATGAATTTCAACTGTCTGATGTCTTTCAGGCAATTGTTGTTTTCGCAGGGGTATTCAGTCTGATCTATATTTTTGGATTAAAAAGCGATAAACAATTCAGACCGCATATTCACGGTTCTGTTTTTGGTCTAGCCACCAAAAGATTTATTTTAATCCGTTCCATTAGAATTTAAAATTTCATTTTTCCGTTGATTTCTGCCTGATTTCAGGCGGGATATATCTATGTGTTGAGGATGCTGATAATCATCGCTTCACGCTATTCTCAATTACCGTTTTTTTATTTCTATACAAACATTAACGATTTATATAAACTCTAGAATTATGATGAAAAGAGTTGCCTCGGGCATTGCATTGAGCATTCTGCTATTGGCTGTTGGCTGTAACAAGAAAAAAGAGGAAAAAGAAGAAGCCTCAGTATATCCGGTAACTTCTCCGGTGGTCATGGATACCGTTATTCACAAAGAATACGTAGCCCAGATCCAGTCGGTGAAAAATATTGAAGTCCGGGCTCAGGAAAAAGGGTTCCTTGAAAAGATCTTTGTAGATGAAGGCCAGTACGTGCAGGCCGGACAAACTTTATTCCGTATTATGCCGAAACTGTATCAGGCAGAGCTTTTAAAGGCAAAAGCTGAAGTAGAACAGGCTTCTATCGAATTGAAAAATGCAAGTACATTGGCCGGGAACAATATTGTTTCTAAAAATGAAAGAGCAATGGCAAAAGCCAAGCTGGATGCTGCCAATGCTGAAATGAAACTGGCCCAGATCCATCTGTCATTTACTGATATTAAAGCTCCGTTTTCCGGGGTGATCAACAGAATTCCTTTAAAACTGGGAAGTTTGGTTGATGAAGGTGATCTGCTTACCTCACTGTCTGATAATACCAGTATCTACACTTACTTTAATGTTTCTGAACCTGAATATTTAAGTTATCAGACGCATGTTGCAGATCGTGGAAGCAAGCAGGTTTCATTGATTACCGCTAATGGAGAAACCTACTCTCAACCAGGAGAAATTCAGACGATTGAAGGAGAATTTGACAACGAGACCGGAAATATTGCGTTCCGTGCCAAGTTTCCTAATCCTGATAAACTTCTTAGAAATGGAGAAACCGGAAAAGTGCAGATGGCAATGCCTGTCCACAATGCACTGATCATCCCACAGAAAGCAACCTATGAAATTCAGGATCAGAAATATGTATTTGTTATTGACAAAAACGGAACCGCAAGATCCAGAAACATTAAAATCGCATATGAGCTTCCGGATCTGTATGTTATAGGATCAGGACTTTCAAAAGGGGATCAGATCCTTTTGGAGGGCGTTCAGAAAGTGAAAGATGATCAAAAGATAAAAACAAAATTCCAAGATCCTAAAAAGGTTCTTCAATCATTGAAATTAAAAGCAGAGTAGTGTACTCTAAAGTGAAGAAATATGTTTAAGAAATTCATTCGCAGACCTGTTCTGTCTATTGTAATCTCATTGATTATAGTATTTTTAGGGATTTTGTCATTGGTCAAGCTTCCGGTGACTCAGTTCCCGTCCATTTCTCCGCCGAAAGTAAATATTACGGCAGAATATCCCGGAGCCAACAATGAACTGTTGATCAAATCCGTGGTTATTCCGTTGGAAAGAGGGTTGAATGGGGTTCCGGGTATGAAATATATGACCTCGGATGCCGGAAATGACGGAGAAGCCTCTATTCAGATTGTCTTTGACCTGGGTACAGATCCTAATGTTGCAGCAGTCAACGTGCAAAACCGTGTATCTTCAGTGGTGAATAAACTTCCTCCTCTTGTGGTAAGGGAAGGGGTGAAGATTACCCGTGAAGAACCGAATATGCTGATGTATATCAACCTTTACAGTGATGATCCCAAAGCGGATCAGAAGTTTCTTTTCAACTATGCAGATATCAATGTAATGTCTGAATTGAGAAGGGTAAGCGGGGTAGGTTTTGCCGATATTCTCGGAACCAGGGAATATGCAATGCGTATCTGGCTTAAACCGGATAGATTAACCGCTTACAATATTTCAGCTGATGAAGTAATGGAGGCTCTGAACGAGCAGAGTTTGGAAGCCTCTCCGGGGAAAACCGGGGAGAGTTCCGGGAAGCGTTCCCAGTCTTTTGAATATGTGTTAAAATATCCTGGACGTTTTAACAGTGAAAAGGAATATGGCAATATTATCTTAAAGGCAAAAACAGATGGCGAATCTGTAAGGCTGAAAGATGTGGCAGATATCGAATTCGGAAGTTCGATGTACGATATCTATTCGACCCTGAATGGTAAGCCTTCAGCGGCAATCACTGTAAAACAGTCGTATGGATCCAATGCAAGTGATGTTATCAAAAATGTAAAGGCTTTGATGGCGGATCTTGAGAAAAATAATTTCCCGAAAGGAATGCATTATGATATCAGCTATGATGTTTCCAGGTTCCTGGATGCTTCCATGGAGAAGGTGATCCATACCCTTTTCGAGGCCTTTGTATTGGTGGCAATTGTTGTATTTCTTTTCCTGGGAGACTGGCGTTCCACCTTAATCCCCGCACTGGCGGTTCCTGTTTCATTGGTAGGGACCTTTGCAGTCATGTCTGCATTTGGGATCACTTTAAATATGATTTCGCTTTTTGCTCTGGTAATGGCAATCGGGGTAGTCGTCGATGATGCAATTGTAGTGATTGAAGCCGTTCACGCCAAGATGGAGGAGAAAAATCTTTCGCCTTTAAAAGCTACTGAAGAAGCGATGCATGAGATCAGCGGGGCAATTATTGCGATCACATTAGTAATGGCATCGGTATTTATTCCTATTGCATTCATGTCCGGGCCGGTTGGGGTATTCTACCGCCAGTTCTCTATTACAATGGCATCCTCCATTATTTTGTCGGGAGTTGTAGCCCTTACTTTGACACCGGCATTATGTGCCTTGATCCTGAAAAATAACCACGGAAAGGCTAAAAAGAAAACACCGGTTACAATCTTCCTTGATAAATTCAATAATGTTTTTACAAAAGGAGCCGGAAGATATGAGAAGATGTTGAATAAGACCGTGACCAAAAAAATGATCACGCTGCCGTTATTACTGGCTTTCTGTGTCTGTACTTATTTATTGAGCAACTCGCTGCCTTCAGGATTTATTCCGGCTGAAGACCAGGGGATGATCTATGCCATTATTCAGACTCCTCCGGGATCTACACTGGAAAGAACCAATCAGATTGCAAGGGAGCTTTTAAAGGAATCTGAAGATATTGACGGGGTACAGTCTGTTTCTTCCCTGGCAGGATATGAAATTCTGACGGAAGGGACAGGATCCAACTCCGGAACCTGTCTGATCAACCTTAAAAGCTGGGAAGAACGTAAAGAGTCTGCCTCTGAAATTATTGAAAAGCTGGAAGAAAAGGCCAAGAATATTCCCGGAGCCAATATTGAATTCTTCCAGCCACCTTCCGTTCCCGGCTATGGAGCTGCAGGAGGTTTTGAACTCCGTTTGCTGGATAAGGCAGGAAGTGGTGATTATCATAAAATGGAACAGGTAAGCAATGATTTTGTGAAGGAACTGAAGAAGCGTCCGGAACTGGGATCTGCATTTACATTTTATTCGGCGAGTTTCCCTCAGTATATGCTGAGAATAGATAATGATCTTGCAGAGCAGAAAGGCGTTACTATTGAAAAAGCAATGGATAATTTATCTACACTTATCGGTTCCAACTATGAAACGAGTTTTATCCGTTTCGACAGACCTTACAAGGTTATTGTTCAGGCAGGACCACAATATCGTGCACTGCCAACAGATTTGTTGAAATTGTATGTGAAAAATGATAAAGATCAGATGGTTCCGTATTCAGATTTCATGAGACTTGAAAAAGTATATGGATTATCTGAAATTACAAGACATAATATGTATAATTCTGCAGAAGTGAGCGGAACGCCGGCACCGGGATACAGTAGCGGACAGGCGATTCAGGCGATTCAGGAGGTCGCTGATAAAACTCTTCCGAGAGGTTTTGGGATCGACTGGGCAGGGATTTCCAAAGATGAAGTAAGCCGTGGTAATGAAGCTGTGTTTATTTTCCTGGTCTGTCTGGGGTTTGTCTACCTGATCCTTTCTGCGCAGTATGAGAGTTTTATTCTTCCGCTTCCTGTTATTCTATCACTTCCGGTGGGGATTTTCGGAGCCTTTTTATGTTTAAAACTTTTAGGATTAGAGAATAATATCTATGCACAGGTGGCCATGGTAATGCTTATCGGGCTTTTAGGTAAAAACGCGGTGCTGATTGTAGAGTTTGCCGTACAGAAGAAGGCAGAAGAAGGAATTCCTGTAGCACAGGCAGCTATTGAGGGGGCTGCAATCCGTTTCCGTCCGATCCTGATGACTTCATTTGCATTTATTGCCGGGCTGATCCCTTTAGTGATAGCAACAGGTCCCGGGGCAGTGGGGAACAGAACGATTGGTACAGCGGCAGCCGGAGGGATGCTGATAGGTACCATTTTCGGACTGATGGTTATTCCAGGGTTGTATTATATCTTCGGAACGATTGCTGAAAAGTCCAGACTGGCGAGATATGAAGAAGAAAATCCTTTAACAGAACAAACTGAACCGTACGAACATGATGGAAAATTTGAAGATTAAAAATATATTCGCCGCCATTGCTTTACCACTTCTTCTTGCAAGTTGTAAAGCTCCGATGGCGACAGTCATAAAAGATGAGGTAAAAGAAAATATACCTCAAAATTTCAACCAGGAAGAGCAACAGGATGCAAACAACAACAGTGGAACAACTCCCTGGAGACAATTTTTCACTGATCCCAATCTTGTAAGCCTGATTGAAACTGCATTAAAGAATAATCAGGAACTTCTGATCACGCTTCAGGAAATTGAAATTGCCAAAAGTGGAGTATTGGCTAAAAAAGGCAGGCTAAGCCCAACAGTTTCTGCAGGAGTAGGAGCCGGTCTGAGAAAGTCCGGCCGTTATACCAGTGAAGGAGCTGGGGATGCCACTACAGAAATAGAGCCCGGAAGAGAAATGCCGGACCCATTAGGGAATTTTGAAGGCGGAATAATGGCCAATTGGGAGGTTGATATCTGGAAAAAACTCAGAACTGAGAAAGAGTCAGCAGTAGCTCATTATCTTTCCACGGTTGAAGGAAAAAACTTTGTGCTGTCTAATCTTATTGAAGAAGTCGCGGATAATTATTACGAGTTACTGGCTCTTGACAATCAGCTGGACATTATGCAGCAGTATATCAAGCTTCAGCAAAGGGCACTGGAAATTTCTAAGATCCAGAAGGAAGCTGCCGCGGCTACGGAATTAGCGGTAAAGAAATTTGAAGCAGAATTAGCTAAATCCAAAGCTTCGGAATATACAATCCGTCAGCAGATTACTGAAAAGGAGAATGAGATCAATGCTTTGCTGGGAAGATATCCGCAGCCTATTGTGAGAACGAAGGAAAGCTTTATGTCTACCATCCCTCAAACTGTTTATACCGGAATTCCGTCACAATTACTGTCGAACCGTCCGGATATCAAACAGGCAGAATTAGAATTAAAAGCTTCAAAACTGGATGTGGAAGCAGCAAGAAAAGAATTCTATCCTTCACTGGAGATTTCTGCAACACTGGGACTGGAAGCATTCAAACCTTCTTATTTGGTTAAAATGCCGGAATCTATAGCATACAACCTTGCCGGTGAGCTGGCAGGACCGCTGATTAATAAAAGTGCTATCAAGGCTAACTTCCAGACGGCTGATGCCAGACAGATCCAGGCCTTGTATGAATATGACAAGACGATTTTAAATGCGTATCTGGATGTTGCCAACATGATGTCGAAAATTAAAAATATAGATCAGTACTATCAACTGAAATCCCAGGAAACCAAAGCCCTGGACCAATCTATTGACATTGCAAATCAATTGTTCAGAAACTCCAGAGCAGATTATCTTGAAGTTCTTTTGAACCAGAGAGATGCGCTG contains:
- a CDS encoding efflux transporter outer membrane subunit, translating into MMENLKIKNIFAAIALPLLLASCKAPMATVIKDEVKENIPQNFNQEEQQDANNNSGTTPWRQFFTDPNLVSLIETALKNNQELLITLQEIEIAKSGVLAKKGRLSPTVSAGVGAGLRKSGRYTSEGAGDATTEIEPGREMPDPLGNFEGGIMANWEVDIWKKLRTEKESAVAHYLSTVEGKNFVLSNLIEEVADNYYELLALDNQLDIMQQYIKLQQRALEISKIQKEAAAATELAVKKFEAELAKSKASEYTIRQQITEKENEINALLGRYPQPIVRTKESFMSTIPQTVYTGIPSQLLSNRPDIKQAELELKASKLDVEAARKEFYPSLEISATLGLEAFKPSYLVKMPESIAYNLAGELAGPLINKSAIKANFQTADARQIQALYEYDKTILNAYLDVANMMSKIKNIDQYYQLKSQETKALDQSIDIANQLFRNSRADYLEVLLNQRDALDAKMELIEAKQKQLSTVVDIYKSLGGGWK
- a CDS encoding efflux RND transporter periplasmic adaptor subunit, producing MKRVASGIALSILLLAVGCNKKKEEKEEASVYPVTSPVVMDTVIHKEYVAQIQSVKNIEVRAQEKGFLEKIFVDEGQYVQAGQTLFRIMPKLYQAELLKAKAEVEQASIELKNASTLAGNNIVSKNERAMAKAKLDAANAEMKLAQIHLSFTDIKAPFSGVINRIPLKLGSLVDEGDLLTSLSDNTSIYTYFNVSEPEYLSYQTHVADRGSKQVSLITANGETYSQPGEIQTIEGEFDNETGNIAFRAKFPNPDKLLRNGETGKVQMAMPVHNALIIPQKATYEIQDQKYVFVIDKNGTARSRNIKIAYELPDLYVIGSGLSKGDQILLEGVQKVKDDQKIKTKFQDPKKVLQSLKLKAE
- a CDS encoding efflux RND transporter permease subunit → MFKKFIRRPVLSIVISLIIVFLGILSLVKLPVTQFPSISPPKVNITAEYPGANNELLIKSVVIPLERGLNGVPGMKYMTSDAGNDGEASIQIVFDLGTDPNVAAVNVQNRVSSVVNKLPPLVVREGVKITREEPNMLMYINLYSDDPKADQKFLFNYADINVMSELRRVSGVGFADILGTREYAMRIWLKPDRLTAYNISADEVMEALNEQSLEASPGKTGESSGKRSQSFEYVLKYPGRFNSEKEYGNIILKAKTDGESVRLKDVADIEFGSSMYDIYSTLNGKPSAAITVKQSYGSNASDVIKNVKALMADLEKNNFPKGMHYDISYDVSRFLDASMEKVIHTLFEAFVLVAIVVFLFLGDWRSTLIPALAVPVSLVGTFAVMSAFGITLNMISLFALVMAIGVVVDDAIVVIEAVHAKMEEKNLSPLKATEEAMHEISGAIIAITLVMASVFIPIAFMSGPVGVFYRQFSITMASSIILSGVVALTLTPALCALILKNNHGKAKKKTPVTIFLDKFNNVFTKGAGRYEKMLNKTVTKKMITLPLLLAFCVCTYLLSNSLPSGFIPAEDQGMIYAIIQTPPGSTLERTNQIARELLKESEDIDGVQSVSSLAGYEILTEGTGSNSGTCLINLKSWEERKESASEIIEKLEEKAKNIPGANIEFFQPPSVPGYGAAGGFELRLLDKAGSGDYHKMEQVSNDFVKELKKRPELGSAFTFYSASFPQYMLRIDNDLAEQKGVTIEKAMDNLSTLIGSNYETSFIRFDRPYKVIVQAGPQYRALPTDLLKLYVKNDKDQMVPYSDFMRLEKVYGLSEITRHNMYNSAEVSGTPAPGYSSGQAIQAIQEVADKTLPRGFGIDWAGISKDEVSRGNEAVFIFLVCLGFVYLILSAQYESFILPLPVILSLPVGIFGAFLCLKLLGLENNIYAQVAMVMLIGLLGKNAVLIVEFAVQKKAEEGIPVAQAAIEGAAIRFRPILMTSFAFIAGLIPLVIATGPGAVGNRTIGTAAAGGMLIGTIFGLMVIPGLYYIFGTIAEKSRLARYEEENPLTEQTEPYEHDGKFED